The following proteins are co-located in the Haloplanus sp. HW8-1 genome:
- a CDS encoding ArsR/SmtB family transcription factor, with translation MTSYKPSPGRPTDEREPIRTDEVLALLEDDYSRAILEAVHAEPRSARDLVEECEASRATIYRRLDRLDDAGLVESWLSYDADGHHRTVFEATVDAVTVGLDADGIGVTVETDDGAAEGSVLGD, from the coding sequence ATGACGTCCTACAAACCCTCCCCCGGCCGGCCGACCGACGAACGGGAACCGATTCGAACGGACGAAGTACTGGCCCTGCTGGAAGACGACTACAGTCGGGCCATCCTCGAGGCCGTCCACGCGGAGCCACGGTCGGCCCGCGACCTGGTCGAGGAGTGTGAGGCCTCCCGGGCCACGATCTACCGTCGGCTGGACCGTCTCGACGACGCCGGCCTGGTGGAGTCGTGGCTGTCGTACGACGCCGACGGTCACCACCGAACCGTCTTCGAAGCGACCGTCGACGCCGTCACCGTCGGCCTCGACGCGGACGGCATCGGCGTGACGGTCGAGACCGACGACGGCGCCGCCGAGGGCTCCGTCCTCGGGGACTGA
- a CDS encoding pyridoxal phosphate-dependent aminotransferase, translating to MAEFSPRVEAISISGIREVFEAAGEDAINLGLGQPDFPAPVHAREAAVEAIRAGDADAYTGNKGIRSLREAIAAKHERDQGVAVDPGDVIATAGGSEALHLALEAHVDAGQEVLIPDPGFVSYDALTKLAGGEPVPVPLRDDLTLDPAAVEAAITDDTAMFVVNSPGNPTGAVSSEDDVREFARIADEHDVVCLSDEVYEHFVFDGDHHSPLAYADTDSVVVVNGCSKTYSMTGWRLGWVTASTPRIERMLRVHQYIQACASAPAQYAAEEALTGPQDQVEEMRETFEERRDLLLDRFEAMGVEVPTPQGAFYAMPRVPDGFVDACVERGVIVVPGDAFGANGAGHARISYATDAEVLHEALDVMADVVADLH from the coding sequence ATGGCCGAGTTCTCACCGCGCGTGGAAGCGATATCGATCAGCGGCATCCGCGAGGTGTTCGAGGCGGCCGGGGAGGACGCCATCAACCTCGGCCTCGGTCAGCCCGACTTCCCGGCGCCGGTCCACGCCCGCGAGGCGGCCGTCGAGGCCATCCGGGCCGGCGACGCGGACGCCTACACCGGGAACAAGGGGATCCGGTCCCTCCGGGAGGCCATCGCCGCCAAACACGAGCGCGACCAGGGCGTCGCCGTCGATCCCGGGGACGTCATCGCCACTGCGGGCGGGAGCGAGGCGCTCCACCTCGCCTTGGAGGCCCACGTCGACGCCGGCCAGGAGGTGCTCATCCCCGATCCGGGATTCGTCTCCTACGACGCGCTGACGAAACTCGCGGGCGGCGAGCCCGTACCGGTCCCCCTTCGGGACGACCTGACACTAGATCCCGCCGCCGTCGAGGCGGCCATCACCGACGACACTGCGATGTTCGTCGTCAACAGCCCCGGCAATCCGACCGGCGCCGTCTCCTCCGAGGACGACGTCCGGGAGTTCGCCCGCATCGCGGACGAACACGACGTGGTCTGTCTCTCCGACGAGGTGTACGAACACTTCGTCTTCGACGGCGACCACCACTCGCCGCTCGCCTACGCCGACACCGACAGCGTGGTCGTCGTCAACGGCTGTTCGAAGACCTACTCGATGACGGGGTGGCGGCTGGGCTGGGTGACCGCGTCGACCCCTCGGATCGAGCGGATGCTCCGCGTCCACCAGTACATCCAGGCCTGCGCCTCTGCACCGGCCCAGTACGCCGCCGAGGAAGCGCTCACCGGCCCCCAGGATCAGGTCGAGGAGATGCGCGAGACGTTCGAGGAGCGCCGTGACCTGCTGCTCGACCGCTTCGAGGCGATGGGCGTCGAGGTACCCACCCCACAGGGCGCCTTCTACGCGATGCCCCGGGTGCCCGACGGGTTCGTGGACGCCTGCGTCGAGCGGGGGGTGATCGTCGTCCCCGGCGACGCCTTCGGCGCGAACGGCGCCGGCCACGCCCGCATCTCCTACGCCACCGACGCCGAGGTGCTCCACGAGGCGCTAGACGTGATGGCGGACGTGGTCGCGGACCTGCACTGA
- a CDS encoding type II toxin-antitoxin system PemK/MazF family toxin codes for MTNGEPPIFDRGDVVYGDDPFKGDEDARPWLILSNHEGRPFHGEQYIALTLTSKSWMDGLIDIPEESWLRGGTPDESRIVPWGVQSISCEDIDFWQGNLADGIVDNATTALVKELW; via the coding sequence GTGACCAACGGAGAACCACCAATTTTCGACCGTGGCGACGTCGTCTACGGCGATGACCCGTTCAAAGGTGACGAGGACGCTCGGCCTTGGCTCATTCTTTCAAACCACGAAGGGCGTCCGTTCCACGGCGAGCAGTATATCGCGCTCACGCTGACGTCGAAATCATGGATGGATGGACTCATCGACATTCCCGAGGAGAGTTGGCTTCGTGGCGGTACGCCAGATGAGAGCCGGATCGTTCCCTGGGGTGTGCAATCGATAAGCTGCGAGGATATCGATTTCTGGCAGGGCAATCTGGCAGATGGTATCGTCGATAACGCGACTACTGCTCTCGTCAAAGAATTATGGTAG
- a CDS encoding ribonuclease H-like domain-containing protein yields the protein MRIENSFIPVRGVGETTERRLWEAGITHWEEFDGSVVGPTTADRIHDFVDVATDHLGRGDARFFDESFPSGERWRLYENFRDDALFFDIETTGLDAARNDVTTVSFYRGGDTETLIRGDDLTARTLRDRFADAPLIVSFNGARFDVPFLEGSFDLSIDAPHLDLMYPCRRLDLTGGLKRIETEVGIDRDRPDLAGEDAVRLWREYERGDEAALDTLVSYNREDTENLERLADRVTADLHDACCPSDATF from the coding sequence GTGCGCATCGAGAACAGTTTCATCCCGGTTCGAGGGGTGGGCGAGACGACCGAGCGCCGCCTCTGGGAGGCGGGCATCACCCACTGGGAGGAGTTCGACGGCTCCGTCGTCGGCCCGACGACCGCCGACCGCATCCACGACTTCGTCGACGTCGCGACCGACCACCTCGGCCGCGGCGACGCGCGCTTTTTCGACGAGTCCTTTCCCAGCGGGGAGCGCTGGCGTCTCTACGAGAACTTCCGCGACGACGCCCTCTTTTTCGACATCGAGACCACGGGACTGGACGCCGCCCGGAATGACGTGACGACGGTGAGTTTCTACCGCGGTGGCGACACCGAGACGTTGATCCGCGGTGACGACCTCACCGCGCGGACCCTCCGTGATCGCTTCGCGGACGCGCCGCTCATCGTTTCGTTCAACGGCGCCCGATTCGACGTGCCCTTCCTCGAAGGCTCTTTCGACCTCTCCATCGACGCCCCGCACCTCGATCTGATGTACCCCTGTCGCCGCCTCGATTTGACCGGCGGGCTGAAGCGCATCGAGACGGAGGTGGGGATCGACCGCGACCGGCCCGACCTCGCCGGAGAAGACGCCGTCCGCCTCTGGCGCGAGTACGAACGCGGCGACGAGGCGGCCCTCGACACCCTCGTCTCGTACAACCGCGAGGACACCGAAAACCTCGAACGCCTCGCCGACCGGGTGACTGCGGACCTCCACGACGCCTGCTGTCCCTCCGACGCGACGTTTTAG
- a CDS encoding MarR family transcriptional regulator, protein MSIDRDTFENTSEDELADLSVPDQVLGFLAANEDRAFKAREIASKIGVDEGAVSTALSRLKGRGLVEHKATYWAITDDDERLDGYSGYERATALFNEQLDTEDKESWREHAPSESHPSVEDEQ, encoded by the coding sequence ATGTCCATCGACCGAGACACATTCGAGAACACGAGCGAGGACGAACTCGCGGATCTTTCGGTCCCTGACCAAGTCCTCGGATTTCTCGCCGCCAACGAGGATCGGGCGTTCAAGGCTCGCGAGATCGCCTCCAAGATCGGCGTCGACGAGGGGGCGGTGAGTACTGCACTCTCACGATTGAAGGGCCGCGGTCTGGTCGAACACAAGGCGACGTACTGGGCGATAACCGACGACGACGAGCGACTTGACGGGTACAGCGGCTACGAACGGGCGACTGCGCTGTTCAACGAGCAACTCGACACAGAAGACAAGGAGTCTTGGCGTGAACACGCGCCCAGCGAATCACACCCGAGCGTTGAGGATGAACAGTGA
- a CDS encoding DUF5800 family protein yields MTALSFDDGGVDVVYEGTEFRLEKGLIEDAVGKTYPDVTDHEVLKMVEKEPALSGEPRRIGDIVD; encoded by the coding sequence ATGACTGCGCTCTCCTTCGACGACGGCGGCGTCGACGTCGTCTACGAGGGAACCGAGTTCCGACTGGAGAAAGGCCTGATCGAGGACGCCGTCGGCAAGACCTACCCCGACGTGACCGACCACGAGGTGCTGAAGATGGTCGAAAAGGAGCCGGCACTCTCGGGTGAGCCGCGGCGGATCGGCGATATCGTCGACTGA
- a CDS encoding DUF790 family protein: MLRKDLLRVSRAGGGYQPQFAARADRPLAARVLGAFADHVGESRASLDDALAALEADADDFKLVRGFATLCERDATFETQAALPPERARRIAFEAAEAVGVVTEADRDRALARAADRLGVEAGVLDDALYADRESRQVLAAFDPRWTPDELLDQYGLSLAQTALFDAVEVRVRSSDPKALVSAVKRLGLMYEVCRTDAGREVVVTGPDHLFRRSRRYGTAFARLLRSVAKTADWRLAATVDDRGTERELVLTDDDVSVPGVDPLADPTYDSGVEADFAARFAALDLDWDLVREPEPLAVGTRVMIPDFAFDYRFGGFRVFFEIMGFWTPEYVTKKLGQLADVEDVEMLVAVDESLGVSEEIEARDHRAITYTGAVRVKDVVDALRRYEADLVAETRADLPDELRPEADVISLADLAAERGVSEDALDGVAFPDHERVGRTLVRPAVLEAIASALDPGMTLDEVEARLAEDDLTETSAVLSRVGYEVVWEGLSGGTIRGTD, from the coding sequence GTGCTCCGGAAGGATCTGCTCCGGGTGTCGCGGGCCGGCGGCGGCTACCAGCCGCAGTTCGCGGCGCGCGCGGATCGCCCGCTGGCGGCGCGCGTCCTCGGCGCGTTCGCCGACCACGTGGGAGAGTCCAGAGCCAGCCTCGACGACGCGCTCGCGGCTCTGGAGGCCGACGCCGACGACTTCAAACTCGTCCGCGGGTTCGCGACACTCTGTGAGCGCGACGCCACCTTCGAGACGCAGGCTGCGCTCCCGCCGGAACGGGCGCGCCGGATCGCCTTCGAGGCCGCGGAGGCGGTCGGCGTCGTGACCGAGGCGGACCGCGACCGGGCGCTCGCTCGCGCCGCCGACCGCCTCGGCGTCGAGGCCGGGGTCCTCGACGACGCGCTGTACGCCGACCGCGAGTCCCGACAGGTGCTCGCCGCGTTCGACCCGCGGTGGACGCCGGACGAACTCCTCGACCAGTACGGCCTCTCGCTCGCTCAGACCGCGCTGTTCGACGCCGTCGAGGTACGCGTCCGGAGTTCGGATCCGAAAGCGCTGGTCTCGGCGGTCAAGCGCCTCGGACTGATGTACGAGGTGTGCCGCACGGACGCGGGCCGGGAGGTGGTGGTGACCGGTCCCGATCACCTCTTTCGGCGGAGTCGCCGGTACGGCACCGCCTTCGCCCGCCTGCTCCGGTCGGTCGCGAAGACGGCCGACTGGCGGCTCGCGGCCACCGTCGACGACCGCGGCACCGAGCGCGAACTCGTCCTCACCGACGACGACGTGAGCGTCCCCGGTGTGGATCCACTCGCCGACCCGACCTACGACAGCGGCGTCGAGGCCGACTTCGCCGCGCGGTTCGCGGCGCTCGACCTCGACTGGGACCTCGTGCGCGAACCCGAACCGCTGGCGGTCGGCACGCGGGTGATGATCCCCGATTTCGCCTTCGACTATCGCTTCGGCGGCTTCCGTGTCTTCTTCGAGATCATGGGCTTCTGGACCCCCGAGTACGTCACGAAGAAACTCGGCCAGTTGGCCGACGTCGAGGACGTCGAGATGCTCGTCGCCGTCGACGAGAGCCTGGGCGTCAGCGAGGAGATCGAGGCCCGGGACCACCGCGCGATCACCTACACGGGGGCGGTCCGGGTGAAGGACGTGGTCGACGCCCTCCGGCGCTACGAGGCTGACCTGGTCGCCGAAACGCGGGCGGACCTGCCCGACGAACTCCGCCCCGAGGCCGACGTGATCTCACTCGCCGACCTCGCGGCGGAGCGGGGGGTGAGCGAGGACGCCCTCGATGGGGTTGCCTTCCCCGACCACGAACGGGTGGGTCGAACGTTGGTTCGGCCGGCGGTACTGGAGGCGATCGCGTCGGCGCTCGACCCCGGCATGACGCTCGACGAGGTCGAGGCGCGACTGGCCGAAGACGACCTCACCGAGACGAGCGCCGTCCTCTCCCGAGTCGGCTACGAGGTGGTCTGGGAGGGGTTGAGCGGCGGGACGATCCGCGGGACGGACTGA
- a CDS encoding DEAD/DEAH box helicase family protein translates to MTLVARFEDGTIRLNGDLAPAVADTLPADVAFDDRSGTYRAPAHRYAALRRALEDAGVAYEDRVLDLPDLGLSTTYDLREYQRKALEAWLDNDRRGVLELPTGSGKTVVAVAALAALSTPTLVVVPTVDLLTQWRRELATEFSVPVGQLGGGEQTVEDLTVATYDSAYLRADEVGDRFGFVVFDEAHHLGGEGYRDVARLLPAPARLGLTATFERPDGAHAVVADLVGPVVYELSADDLAGEHLADYELRRIEVELSPTEREAYEAAQGTFVDYLRSSGLSLSSGSDYRELVKRSGSDPRAREALLAKQEAREIMMNAGAKVSALERLLDRHRDERIIVFTAHTDLVYRLSERFLIPAVTAETGASERRAVLDRFREGTYTRVVAANVLDEGVDVPDASVAVVLSGSGSEREFTQRLGRILRPKEDGRTAICYEVVSAETAEERVAERRR, encoded by the coding sequence GTGACCCTCGTCGCTCGGTTCGAGGACGGCACGATCCGCCTGAACGGCGACCTCGCTCCCGCCGTCGCCGACACGCTCCCCGCCGACGTCGCGTTCGACGATCGGAGCGGCACCTACCGGGCGCCCGCCCACCGCTACGCCGCCCTCCGACGAGCCCTCGAGGACGCCGGCGTCGCCTACGAGGACCGCGTACTCGACCTCCCCGACCTCGGCCTGTCGACGACGTACGACCTCCGCGAGTACCAGCGGAAGGCCCTGGAGGCGTGGCTGGACAACGACCGTCGAGGGGTTCTCGAACTCCCGACGGGCAGTGGGAAGACCGTCGTCGCCGTCGCCGCCTTGGCCGCGCTGTCCACACCGACGTTGGTGGTCGTCCCCACCGTCGACCTACTGACCCAGTGGCGCCGCGAACTGGCGACGGAGTTCTCCGTCCCGGTCGGCCAGCTCGGCGGCGGCGAGCAGACCGTCGAGGACCTCACCGTCGCGACCTACGACTCCGCGTACCTCCGTGCCGACGAGGTTGGCGACCGCTTCGGCTTCGTCGTCTTCGACGAGGCCCACCACCTCGGCGGCGAGGGATACCGCGACGTCGCTCGACTGCTTCCCGCACCCGCCCGCCTGGGGCTGACCGCGACGTTCGAGCGTCCGGACGGCGCTCACGCGGTCGTCGCGGACCTCGTCGGCCCGGTCGTCTACGAGTTATCGGCCGACGACCTGGCCGGCGAGCATCTCGCCGACTACGAACTCCGGCGGATCGAGGTGGAACTCTCGCCTACGGAGCGCGAGGCCTACGAGGCCGCACAGGGGACGTTCGTCGATTACCTCCGGTCCTCGGGGCTCTCGCTGTCGAGCGGGAGCGACTATCGGGAACTCGTCAAGCGGTCGGGAAGCGACCCCCGCGCCCGGGAGGCGCTGCTCGCCAAGCAGGAGGCACGCGAGATCATGATGAACGCCGGCGCGAAGGTGTCGGCGCTCGAACGCCTCCTCGACCGTCACCGCGACGAACGGATCATCGTCTTCACCGCCCACACCGACCTCGTCTATCGACTCTCGGAACGGTTTCTCATCCCCGCGGTCACCGCCGAGACGGGCGCGAGCGAACGCCGTGCCGTCCTCGATCGGTTCCGCGAGGGGACGTACACGCGCGTCGTGGCCGCCAACGTCCTCGACGAGGGGGTGGACGTGCCGGACGCGAGCGTCGCCGTCGTGCTCTCGGGCAGCGGGAGCGAACGCGAGTTCACCCAGCGGTTGGGCCGGATCCTCCGTCCGAAAGAAGACGGTCGGACCGCCATCTGTTACGAGGTAGTGAGCGCCGAGACGGCCGAGGAACGGGTGGCCGAACGTCGGCGCTAG
- a CDS encoding redox-regulated ATPase YchF, whose protein sequence is MLSLALAGKPNAGKSTFYKAATRAEVDVGNYPFTTIDANRGVTHARTDCPCLDRETRCGNERCRDGKRYVPVELLDVAGLVPGAHEGKGLGNQFLDELTDADAILNVVDASGGTNAEGEPVEVGTYDPVEEVDFVEREMDQWLAGIVDRNWEGVERKSRSPDFDIDDVLTDVLTGFGATTADVAASLRALEYPEDPIQWTDDHRADLAREIRARTKPLVVVANKADVAPPENLERLHASDKPVLPATADGELALRTAAEAGAVDYDPGDPDFEIVGDVTDAQRDGLERIREVMDAHGGTGVQATLDAAVYDLLDRITVYPVGDETKWTDGTGNVLPDAVLLPRGSTPPDLAAAIHTDIAEGYLHAVDARSDRRIGEDHELSEGDVIKIVSTAS, encoded by the coding sequence ATGCTCTCTCTCGCCCTCGCGGGCAAGCCCAACGCGGGCAAGTCCACGTTCTATAAGGCGGCCACGCGGGCCGAGGTGGACGTGGGGAACTACCCCTTCACGACCATCGACGCCAACCGCGGCGTGACCCACGCACGCACCGACTGTCCGTGTCTCGACCGCGAAACCCGTTGTGGCAACGAGCGCTGTCGCGATGGCAAGCGCTACGTCCCCGTCGAACTGCTCGACGTGGCCGGCCTCGTACCGGGCGCCCACGAGGGGAAGGGACTCGGCAACCAGTTCCTCGACGAACTCACGGACGCCGACGCCATCCTGAACGTCGTCGACGCTTCCGGGGGCACGAACGCCGAGGGCGAACCCGTCGAGGTCGGGACCTACGACCCCGTCGAGGAGGTGGACTTCGTCGAACGCGAGATGGACCAGTGGCTCGCGGGCATCGTCGACCGCAACTGGGAGGGCGTCGAGCGCAAGTCCCGATCGCCCGACTTCGACATCGACGACGTCCTGACCGACGTGCTCACCGGCTTCGGGGCGACGACCGCCGACGTGGCCGCCAGCCTCCGTGCCCTGGAGTATCCCGAGGACCCAATCCAGTGGACCGACGACCACCGCGCCGACCTCGCCCGGGAGATCCGGGCCCGCACCAAACCCCTCGTCGTCGTCGCCAACAAGGCCGACGTGGCGCCGCCGGAGAACCTCGAACGCCTTCACGCGTCGGACAAGCCCGTGCTCCCGGCGACCGCGGACGGCGAACTCGCCTTGCGGACGGCGGCGGAGGCGGGTGCCGTCGACTACGATCCCGGCGACCCGGATTTCGAGATCGTAGGCGATGTGACCGACGCCCAGCGTGACGGGTTGGAGCGCATCCGCGAGGTGATGGACGCCCACGGCGGTACCGGCGTCCAGGCCACCCTCGACGCCGCGGTGTACGACCTCCTCGATCGCATCACCGTCTATCCCGTCGGCGACGAGACGAAGTGGACCGACGGCACCGGGAACGTGCTTCCCGACGCCGTCCTCCTGCCGCGAGGGTCGACGCCGCCGGACCTCGCCGCCGCCATCCACACCGACATCGCCGAGGGCTACCTCCACGCCGTCGACGCTCGCTCCGACCGCCGGATCGGCGAGGACCACGAACTGTCCGAGGGAGACGTAATCAAAATCGTCAGCACCGCGAGCTGA
- a CDS encoding MarR family transcriptional regulator has translation MSIDRDTFENTSEDELADLSVPDQVLGFLATNEDRAFKAREIASQIGVDEGAVSTALSRLKDRGLVEHKATYWAITDNDERLEGYSGYERATALFNEQLGTEDKESWREHAPSESHPSVEDEQ, from the coding sequence ATGTCCATCGACCGAGATACATTCGAGAACACGAGCGAGGACGAGCTCGCGGATCTTTCGGTCCCTGACCAAGTCCTCGGGTTTCTCGCCACCAACGAGGATCGAGCGTTCAAGGCTCGCGAGATCGCCTCCCAGATCGGCGTCGACGAGGGGGCGGTGAGCACTGCACTCTCACGACTGAAGGACCGCGGTCTGGTCGAACACAAGGCGACGTACTGGGCGATAACCGACAACGACGAGCGACTCGAGGGGTACAGCGGCTACGAACGGGCGACTGCTCTGTTCAACGAGCAACTCGGCACAGAAGACAAGGAATCTTGGCGCGAACACGCGCCCAGCGAGTCACACCCGAGCGTTGAGGATGAACAGTGA
- a CDS encoding polymer-forming cytoskeletal protein → MSLGTDPLDALEIPDGTTVEEHDLVTDGDVIVGGQSTVEFGVRGRNVVAGERVRFGGDIEAEGDCRLDMWSDVVGNVLVGDDAYLGERVHIGGQLMVSGDLDIGDDVEIEEGFEANGWIVIRNPVPTLVFYFIVLSQLLRVGEQGAAEEIADALSGDAPEDPLVVPRGGEISDDSWQVSTPAHVGDDCRLHGNLRATEIEMGEDNNVFGSLRARSDIAVGEGTRIHGDVTTRGGTVQLAGGVRVLGDVSCNDLELHENAVVDGSIRSRGEMRIVRAEGGREAE, encoded by the coding sequence GTGTCACTCGGGACGGACCCGCTCGATGCGCTGGAGATTCCCGACGGGACGACCGTCGAGGAACACGACCTCGTCACCGACGGGGACGTTATCGTCGGCGGGCAAAGCACCGTCGAGTTCGGTGTGCGTGGGCGGAACGTGGTCGCGGGCGAGCGCGTCCGCTTCGGCGGCGACATCGAAGCCGAAGGCGACTGCCGACTCGATATGTGGAGTGACGTCGTCGGGAACGTCCTCGTCGGCGACGACGCCTACCTCGGCGAACGCGTCCACATCGGCGGCCAGCTCATGGTTTCGGGCGACCTCGACATCGGCGACGACGTCGAGATCGAGGAGGGGTTCGAGGCCAACGGCTGGATCGTCATCCGGAACCCCGTCCCGACGCTCGTGTTTTACTTCATCGTCCTCTCGCAGTTGCTCCGGGTTGGCGAACAGGGCGCGGCCGAGGAGATCGCCGACGCGCTGTCGGGCGACGCCCCGGAGGACCCACTCGTCGTCCCGCGTGGCGGCGAGATCTCCGACGATTCGTGGCAAGTCTCGACGCCCGCCCACGTCGGCGACGACTGCCGCCTCCACGGCAACCTGCGGGCGACGGAGATCGAGATGGGCGAAGACAACAACGTCTTCGGGAGCCTGCGCGCCCGCAGCGACATCGCCGTCGGCGAGGGGACCCGCATCCACGGCGACGTGACGACCCGCGGCGGCACCGTCCAGTTGGCGGGGGGCGTTCGCGTCCTCGGCGACGTGTCCTGCAACGACCTCGAACTCCACGAGAACGCCGTCGTGGACGGGTCGATCCGCTCACGCGGCGAGATGCGGATCGTCCGCGCCGAGGGCGGACGCGAAGCGGAGTAG
- a CDS encoding dolichyl-phosphate hexose transferase yields MSDFTFDDVAVVMGTYNEEAAIGSVLADIDRVTDGRAEVVCVDGSSDRTPDIARQMGARVIEQEPQGYGVAVREAVLAPDRPVVVTTDCDDTYPMERLPDFLDAVNEGFDVVSGDRISPGAETMPALNRLGNRVFAGLASLILGRRLHDVTTGMRAYRRDLLHRIEWTENTGLSAELLMRPVARGHRVTEVPIDYDERAGETKLDPFRGGAAIAKSILRVGFAERFDRRIERTAETVERAESYRSD; encoded by the coding sequence ATGAGCGACTTCACCTTCGACGACGTGGCCGTCGTCATGGGGACCTACAACGAGGAAGCGGCCATCGGGAGCGTCCTCGCGGACATCGACCGCGTGACCGACGGACGGGCCGAGGTGGTCTGTGTCGACGGATCGAGCGATCGGACGCCCGACATCGCCCGGCAGATGGGCGCCCGCGTGATCGAGCAGGAACCGCAGGGGTACGGCGTCGCCGTCCGCGAGGCGGTCCTCGCGCCGGACCGGCCGGTCGTCGTCACCACCGACTGCGACGACACCTACCCGATGGAGCGTTTGCCGGACTTCCTCGATGCCGTCAACGAAGGGTTCGACGTGGTGAGCGGCGACCGTATTTCGCCCGGCGCCGAGACGATGCCGGCGCTGAACCGTCTGGGCAATCGCGTCTTTGCGGGACTCGCCAGCCTCATCCTCGGACGCCGTCTCCACGACGTGACCACCGGGATGCGCGCCTACCGCCGTGACCTCCTCCACCGGATCGAGTGGACCGAGAACACGGGACTCTCCGCGGAACTCCTGATGCGCCCCGTCGCCCGGGGTCACCGCGTGACCGAGGTTCCCATCGACTACGACGAGCGCGCGGGCGAGACGAAACTCGACCCGTTCCGTGGCGGCGCCGCCATCGCGAAGTCGATCCTGCGGGTGGGGTTCGCCGAGCGGTTCGACCGCCGCATCGAGCGGACCGCCGAGACGGTCGAACGCGCCGAGAGCTATCGGAGCGATTGA
- a CDS encoding MEDS domain-containing protein, whose translation MSEPGGEDAVYDADAPREACRYADLRADFDELGADHVALFYDTPDAQRRVAAAFVESALHRNQQCLYLTDRNEAGTIREAFRRAGIEVEAREAAGDLRILPAAEVYLDDGFDPGRLVDTLTAAAEASVTDDYDGFAAIGENSWSFRADADFDEIIEFEAAFDAHQSDYPVATLCQYGLEDFDETAIAKALRTHEHVVYRETLCRNPYYLPPERYAGATESRLNATLMLEQTYGLARSRRAVERHEQRLAVVSRILRHDIRNDLNLVLGTLSMLRESASLDPPDRARLDRIDRTASRLADRAEKARYVQRTLTDSTVERFDLGTVIDDAVETVRAEYPSATVAASADPGVTVLADGHLEAALVELLTNAVVHGTAEPPEATLRTVHDGDTVTVEVANPGPPVPESGRTALKRGLETPLEHADGLGLWLVKWVADNSRGRLHFPEADPGECRIAVDLRVVD comes from the coding sequence ATGAGCGAACCGGGGGGCGAGGACGCAGTCTACGACGCCGACGCGCCGCGGGAGGCGTGTCGGTACGCGGACCTCCGTGCCGACTTCGACGAACTCGGTGCCGATCACGTCGCGCTGTTCTACGACACGCCCGACGCCCAGCGTCGGGTCGCCGCCGCCTTCGTCGAGAGCGCCCTCCACCGGAACCAGCAGTGTCTCTACCTGACCGACCGCAACGAGGCGGGGACGATCAGGGAGGCGTTCCGCCGGGCCGGCATCGAGGTGGAGGCCCGTGAGGCGGCCGGCGACCTCCGAATTCTCCCCGCGGCCGAGGTGTACCTGGACGACGGCTTCGACCCCGGCCGCCTCGTCGACACGCTGACGGCCGCCGCGGAGGCCAGCGTCACCGACGACTACGACGGGTTCGCCGCTATCGGCGAGAACTCCTGGTCGTTCCGGGCCGACGCGGACTTCGACGAGATCATCGAGTTCGAGGCCGCGTTCGACGCCCACCAGTCGGACTACCCCGTGGCGACCCTGTGTCAGTACGGCCTGGAGGACTTCGACGAGACGGCCATCGCGAAGGCGCTTCGCACGCACGAACACGTGGTCTACCGGGAGACCCTCTGTCGGAACCCCTACTACCTCCCGCCGGAACGCTACGCCGGGGCGACCGAGTCGAGGCTGAACGCGACCCTGATGCTCGAACAGACCTACGGTCTCGCCCGGAGTCGACGGGCGGTCGAGCGCCACGAACAGCGCCTCGCGGTCGTGAGCCGCATCCTCCGCCACGATATCCGGAACGACCTCAACCTCGTTCTCGGGACCCTCTCGATGCTCCGGGAGAGCGCCTCGCTCGACCCGCCGGATCGGGCGCGACTCGATCGGATCGACCGGACCGCGAGCCGGCTTGCCGACCGGGCCGAGAAGGCCCGCTACGTCCAGCGGACCCTCACCGACTCCACGGTTGAGCGGTTCGACCTGGGGACGGTGATCGACGACGCCGTCGAAACGGTCCGCGCCGAGTACCCCTCGGCGACGGTCGCCGCGTCCGCGGACCCCGGGGTGACCGTCCTCGCGGACGGTCACCTGGAGGCTGCTCTCGTCGAACTGCTCACCAACGCCGTGGTTCACGGCACCGCCGAGCCACCCGAAGCGACGCTGCGGACGGTCCACGACGGCGACACTGTGACCGTCGAGGTGGCCAACCCCGGGCCGCCGGTGCCGGAGTCCGGCCGGACGGCACTGAAACGCGGCCTCGAAACTCCGCTCGAACACGCCGACGGCCTCGGACTCTGGCTGGTGAAGTGGGTCGCCGACAACTCCCGGGGACGACTCCACTTCCCCGAGGCCGATCCCGGCGAGTGTCGCATCGCGGTCGACCTCCGGGTCGTCGACTGA